In Candidatus Schekmanbacteria bacterium, the DNA window ATTTATACTTTTTGTTCATATGAATGATTGAACAAATATTGAAATAATAGAAAATTTCTGTTAATGAAATGATAGACAAAAGGGAAAAAACGAAAGAGTAAAAGAAACAAAAGTTAAAAAGTTAACAATTAAAAGGGAAGGATTAAAAATGGCAGAATTCAATTTCACTGAAAACACAAAAGCTATGTATGAAACAATGCTTGAGCTTTCGCCGAAACCTTTTAGAGAGCAAACAAAGAAACAGCTCGATGAGTCAATTATAAAGATTATTGGAGAAGGAAATCCAATTACAGAAGAAAACTTTATGAAAGTGGTAAAGGAGACAACACCTAAAGCCTTTCTTCCGATGGCGCTGAATGTTCTTGAACCGATGTTGACAAAAAAATAAATGAATCATTTGAAGGAGTGGAAAGAAATGGATAACAAAGTCGAAACTGAAGGCAAACCTACAGGATTTCATGTCGATGAAATGCTTTGCACCGGTTGTGGTGCGTGTATAGATGCCTGCCCAATGAAAATTCTCGAAATAATAGACGGGCAATGCAAAATGGTAAACAATATGATTTGTCTTGAATGTGGAATGTGCCTTCGTGCATGTCCGGAAGAAGCAATTTCCATTGACGGACTTGATGAAACAGGAATTGTAAAAGAACACGAGTAGAAAAGGAGATATTGGAAAATGTCAGAAAAATTTCAATTTACCGATTACAATGGACCAATGTGGGAACTCCTACAGGAGCTCAATCCTGTACAGGTTTTTGAATTTGAAGGAATGGATTTAAGCGATCTCAATAATTTCAAAATAGGCAATGAAGATTGTTTCCTCAGATGCTATAAGGCAGACAAAATAGAAAAGATCACTATTTCAAAAATGAATTTTTATGGCGGAATGATGGCTGG includes these proteins:
- a CDS encoding 4Fe-4S dicluster domain-containing protein, with translation MNHLKEWKEMDNKVETEGKPTGFHVDEMLCTGCGACIDACPMKILEIIDGQCKMVNNMICLECGMCLRACPEEAISIDGLDETGIVKEHE